One Pochonia chlamydosporia 170 chromosome 5, whole genome shotgun sequence DNA segment encodes these proteins:
- a CDS encoding C-3 sterol dehydrogenase/C-4 decarboxylase (similar to Metarhizium acridum CQMa 102 XP_007813152.1) has translation MSPQSASANTHLGTCLVVGGCGFLGFHLVEKLLRCGDYDGVFVYDRNVCVNLHDGATYVRGDITDTDALRSLLDRIQPSVIFHAASPVASLPGSRLGEFMRTNVQGTNIIIDLATKSPSVKALVYTSTIDAYANPPHENVSEDHPLWPPSDKSNEYNRTKAIGDHLVRAANCAQLRTATLRLGHAYGERQSQGLVEILDACEGTKPLIQVGSGKNVMEVMSAENSALGHVLVAKALLNDPQPTNEDMRVAGEAFNISDGAPVPFWHHVRVIWGVSRGSDALKNVTILPAWVMSAVVFIMEWVLWLFTLDTVKPPMALRRTSLEYCIYSHTYSIEKARKRLGFRPVVNHDAVLARAAQHMLEQRRLTKKAE, from the coding sequence ATGAGCCCTCAAAGTGCATCGGCCAACACCCACCTGGGCACTTGTCTTGTGGTGGGAGGATGCGGATTCCTGGGATTCCATCTTGTGGAGAAATTGCTTCGATGTGGAGACTACGATGGCGTCTTTGTTTATGATCGCAATGTATGCGTCAATCTTCACGACGGCGCGACATATGTTCGTGGCGATATCACTGATACAGACGCCTTAAGATCATTGCTAGATCGGATTCAACCCTCGGTTATCTTTCATGCAGCTTCACCCGTCGCTTCCCTCCCTGGTAGCCGACTTGGCGAGTTCATGAGGACCAATGTCCAAGgaaccaacatcatcattgaCCTGGCGACGAAGAGCCCTTCAGTGAAAGCTCTCGTGTACACTTCTACAATAGACGCTTATGCCAATCCGCCGCATGAAAACGTGTCTGAGGACCATCCATTATGGCCCCCCTCCGATAAGTCAAATGAGTATAATCGGACCAAAGCCATTGGCGATCACCTTGTCCGCGCCGCCAATTGTGCCCAGCTTCGCACGGCTACGTTACGTCTAGGCCATGCCTACGGGGAGAGACAATCGCAAGGGCTGGTAGAGATTCTTGATGCATGCGAGGGGACCAAGCCGCTCATACAGGTTGGTAGCGGGAAGAATGTGATGGAAGTCATGTCGGCTGAAAACTCTGCATTGGGACATGTCCTGGTTGCAAAGGCACTCTTGAATGATCCTCAACCTACGAATGAAGACATGAGAGTGGCTGGCGAGGCATTCAACATTTCTGACGGCGCGCCTGTTCCGTTTTGGCATCATGTACGAGTGATCTGGGGAGTGTCGAGGGGAAGTGACGCTTTGAAGAATGTGACTATTCTTCCTGCTTGGGTTATGAGTGCGGTTGTTTTCATTATGGAGTGGGTACTTTGGCTGTTCACTCTTGATACTGTGAAGCCGCCCATGGCGTTGCGAAGAACGTCACTGGAATACTGTATATACTCACATACATACAGCATCGAGAAGGCTAGGAAGCGATTGGGGTTTCGTCCCGTGGTGAACCACGATGCGGTGCTAGCCCGAGCTGCACAGCATATGCTCGAGCAGCGAAGACTGACAAAGAAAGCCGAGTAG
- a CDS encoding glutathione s-transferase (similar to Colletotrichum gloeosporioides Nara gc5 XP_007282044.1), whose amino-acid sequence MSVPSITLYRANGACSFVPHAVLKELAISFQDVVMKWGANGLEAADGSVTSEEYRKIHHFGYVPALRVNDTIITEMPAILTYISSLAPDRKLLGQNDLERAKAAEWMAFLSGSLHGMGYGRVFRPGRFSDDEAQFPTIKQQGKQFVADCYKRIDGLLQGKTFAVGEQDTVVDFNLVIFWYWGLGNGFSMREDYPNYGELVRRMETKESVREVAKLEGKKLSFESQL is encoded by the coding sequence ATGAGCGTCCCCAGCATCACCCTTTACAGGGCCAATGGAGCATGCTCCTTCGTCCCCCACGCAGTTCTTAAAGAACTAGCAATCTCTTTTCAAGATGTTGTAATGAAATGGGGCGCAAATGGATTAGAGGCAGCCGACGGTAGCGTCACAAGCGAAGAATACCGCAAAATTCATCACTTTGGCTATGTCCCAGCCTTGCGAGTCAatgacaccatcatcacagaAATGCCAGCCATTCTCACATACATCTCATCGCTAGCTCCAGACCGAAAGCTACTAGGACAAAACGACCTGGAGCGTGCCAAAGCCGCCGAATGGATGGCCTTTCTTTCAGGTTCTCTTCACGGAATGGGCTACGGCAGGGTCTTTCGCCCAGGACGATTCTCAGACGATGAGGCTCAATTTCCCACTATCAAACAGCAGGGAAAGCAATTCGTTGCAGACTGCTACAAGAGAATCGATGGACTCTTGCAAGGCAAGACTTTTGCGGTTGGTGAGCAAGATACCGTTGTTGACTTTAACTTGGTCATCTTTTGGTACTGGGGTTTGGGAAATGGCTTCTCTATGCGTGAGGATTATCCCAACTATGGCGAGTTGGTGAGACGGATGGAGACTAAGGAGTCGGTTCGAGAGGTGGCCAAGCTGGAAGGCAAGAAGCTGTCGTTTGAATCGCAACTGTGA